From one Solanum stenotomum isolate F172 chromosome 12, ASM1918654v1, whole genome shotgun sequence genomic stretch:
- the LOC125847669 gene encoding copper transporter 5, with protein sequence MMHMTFYWGKKVTLLFDFWRTDSWTSYAVTLLACFIFALFYQYMEDRRQRFRIISANFRRNYPPPPPSSAAVNTPLLYTFPTVGGKWNSARFATAIVFGINSAIGYMLMLAVMSFNGGVFVAIVLGLAIGYLLFRIGDEDDVSVDNPCACA encoded by the coding sequence ATGATGCACATGACcttttattggggtaaaaaagTAACCCTTTTGTTCGATTTCTGGAGAACTGATTCATGGACTAGCTATGCAGTTACTTTACTTGCTTGTTTTATCTTCGCCCTATTTTATCAGTACATGGAAGATCGTCGTCAACGATTCAGAATTATCTCTGCCAATTTCAGGAGGAATTACCCTCCACCGCCGCCGTCTAGCGCTGCCGTAAATACTCCCCTTCTTTACACTTTCCCGACCGTCGGCGGTAAGTGGAACTCGGCGAGATTCGCTACGGCGATCGTTTTTGGGATCAATTCGGCAATTGGGTATATGCTTATGTTGGCTGTTATGTCATTCAACGGCGGCGTTTTTGTGGCTATTGTTCTGGGTTTGGCGATCGGATATTTGCTGTTCAGGATCGGCGATGAGGATGATGTCAGCGTTGATAATCCTTGTGCCTGTGCTTGA
- the LOC125847633 gene encoding uncharacterized protein LOC125847633: MYLWLFFILLISSSSSLLKDESILTDGLSSIFSVLHWGTLKCSKFSPSCQQTLNIAFLIEQVSEEMASSQVEIASSSSFGHVLRDRNRRDRCTHRDSNVFQKNLKDLVHTHIHSCISSSQPTNTNNSSDSNENSRHHRHVDYADLWVHKPQWDNNENSPTTVDKWDRAREMVISSRPSKQRGEASSCSLETTTTTTTTAVEVPNSGGVSTLVRRWRDFETVSKSVNLGNNSNSNSNPSSAKSNCENAAFADLNVLQRGDDTCDESSVDGRFETPATSVNGESSGDWEQAYKTAMNDIQGCKQTDTNKERENLRVADIIRKLASSNGEESHENEHSCTNTAPLATGECLPRIKTSFDHSEQQLQQRNFFPVLHSPRIIRGRKALSDLLLQMERDRLRELDTLRERKAVSKFQQRGRIQALLKVRFLRRVTDARDDRSTNGTSSESNRVSSSAIMHIRERFNTGSQNGVADSRSLSREAVENTQESRNSTPNQLRVQNCDKENKGKNVVKVGSELASHKQREGNQKQEIIRESAAMQPGVADSRSNSSPKSEIASTSTREDHPEPSDPMTLCIKVIDNNTQIGKVFTSNQLQEENHHGEVNEKTSPRMMTTNVKATNSSNPQTEMSIHIRHSDSSCSPKHNEVDCSPQAVSPSLLHCTSQLQSSDVSHDQASWENASCQANHDKSLEFLETSRSPKDSEQSVHREEQDANKLQHAGTSNEWSSESTKPQSDWEEEATNQNLVDSDCAWVSDYSHTPSGWDELQSNYQQQSESNQDWINDVSRPREEWEGLRQERYQEMLDPFLENHDIRQLLNRKSVSIFLNSGLREKIDQLMASRSQELPNAKSGQLEKKVGSHMTKEEAKEREVLSHIETRAAGCDDDEEEADSGYEDDFEDDNTPIRQQYLKPEELVDQNKASHTLQSWRNNQDTLPSWSNDQDRGVSDDSYHLPSNSLPQPQLSNIYSHHNQQCSSSSTRHPSIEMELIYELRGHMEQLHQEIFEIRRSINSCMNMQMNLQHSIKDEVAAAIIQSGPMIGSNSDKKNANIANCCICYEQQVDSLLYRCGHMCTCFRCAHELLWGTGKCPICETPIIDVVRAYIHS, translated from the exons atGTATCTTTGGTTGTTTTTCATTCTgctaatttcttcttcttcttctttactgAAAGACGAGTCAATTTTGACAGATGGGTTGTCTTCAATTTTTAGTGTTTTACATTGGGGAACGTTGAAATGTTCAAAGTTTTCTCCTTCTTGTCAACAAACATTAAATATAGCATTCTTGATTGAGCAAGTTTCGGAAGAAATGGCATCTTCTCAGGTAGAAAttgcctcttcttcttcatttggTCATGTACTTAGAGATCGTAACAGGCGTGATCGATGTACTCATAGGGATTCCAATGTTTTCCAGAAGAATCTAAAAGATTTGGTCCATACACATATCCATTCTTGCATTTCTTCAAGTCAACCCACAAATACTAATAATTCTTCTGATTCCAATGAAAATTCCCGGCACCACCGACATGTTGACTATGCAGATTTATGGGTTCATAAACCGCAATGGGACAACAATGAGAACAGTCCTACAACCGTTGATAAATGGGATAGAGCTAGAGAAATGGTGATTTCTTCAAGGCCATCGAAACAGAGAGGAGAAGCTTCTTCTTGTTCGCTTGAAACTACTACCACAACCACCACCACCGCCGTCGAAGTTCCTAATTCAGGCGGCGTTTCTACTCTTGTCCGACGGTGGAGGGATTTCGAAACGGTGTCTAAGAGCGTGAATTTGGGTAACAATTCGAATTCGAATTCGAATCCAAGCAGCGCTAAAAGCAATTGTGAAAATGCTGCATTTGCGGACTTAAATGTACTTCAGAGAGGAGATGATACATGTGATGAATCTTCAGTCGATGGACGATTTGAAACTCCGGCTACAAGCGTGAATGGCGAATCGTCTGGGGATTGGGAACAGGCGTATAAAACTGCTATGAATGATATTCAGGGTTGTAAACAAACAGATACTAATAAAGAAAGGGAAAATCTTAGAGTTGCTGATATCATTAGGAAATTGGCAAGTAGTAATGGTGAAGAGAGTCATGAGAATGAACACAGTTGTACTAATACTGCTCCTCTTGCCACTGGCGAATGTTTGCCTCGAATTAAAACATCATTTGATCATTCagaacaacaactacaacaaagGAATTTTTTCCCAGTTCTGCATTCGCCTCGAATCATCAGAGGTCGAAAGGCATTAAGCGATTTGCTCTTGCAAATGGAGCGTGACAGACTCCGGGAACTTGACACTCTTAGGGAACGTAAGGCCGTTTCCAAGTTCCAACAAAGAGGTCGTATTCAG GCTTTGCTTAAAGTTAGATTCCTGCGTCGTGTCACAGATGCCAGAGATGATCGATCAACCAATGGAACATCATCCGAATCAAATAGAGTGTCTAGTTCTGCAATCATGCATATCAG GGAAAGGTTCAATACAGGAAGTCAAAATGGTGTAGCTGACTCAAGAAGCCTCTCAAGAGAAGCGGTAGAGAACACCCAGGAAAGCCGGAATTCCACACCAAATCAGCTAAGAGTACAGAACTGTGATAAGGAGAACAAAGGTAAAAATGTTGTAAAAGTTGGAAGTGAACTAGCATCCCATAAGCAAAGAGAAGGGAATCAGAAGCAGGAGATTATCAGAGAGAGTGCTGCAATGCAGCCTGGTGTAGCTGACTCAAGAAGCAATAGCAGTCCTAAATCCGAAATTGCCTCCACATCTACACGAGAGGATCATCCTGAGCCTAGTGACCCAATGACTCTCTGCATAAAGGTGATAGATAACAATACACAAATTGGAAAAGTTTTTACATCCAATCAACTGCAAGAAGAGAATCACCATGGGGAAGTAAATGAGAAAACAAGTCCCCGAATGATGACAACAAATGTAAAAGCTACTAACTCATCAAATCCCCAGACAGAAATGTCAATTCATATCCGACATTCTGACAGTTCTTGTAGTCCGAAACATAATGAGGTAGACTGTAGTCCTCAAGCAGTTAGCCCCAGTTTACTACATTGTACTTCACAACTGCAGAGCTCAGATGTTTCCCATGACCAAGCTAGCTGGGAAAATGCAAGCTGTCAAGCTAACCATGACAAGTCGCTGGAATTTTTAGAGACATCAAGATCTCCTAAGGATAGTGAACAAAGTGTCCATAGAGAAGAACAAGATGCAAATAAACTGCAGCATGCAGGAACTAGTAATGAGTGGTCTAGTGAGAGCACTAAACCTCAAAGTGACTGGGAAGAGGAAGCTACCAACCAAAATCTAGTGGACAGTGATTGTGCTTGGGTAAGTGATTATTCGCACACACCAAGTGGATGGGATGAACTACAGTCTAATTACCAGCAGCAATCAGAATCCAACCAAGACTGGATAAATGATGTTTCTCGTCCACGTGAAGAGTGGGAAGGTCTTAGGCAAGAAAGATACCAAGAGATGCTTGATCCTTTCCTAGAGAATCATGATATTCGCCAACTTCTTAACAG AAAAAGTGTTTCAATCTTTCTCAACAGTggtttgagagagaaaataGATCAACTAATGGCGTCTCGCTCACAAGAACTACCTAATGCAAAAAGCGGACAGCTTGAGAAAAAAGTAGGGTCACACATGACTAAAGAAGAGGCCAAGGAGAGGGAAGTGCTATCACATATAGAAACACGAGCAGCCGGGTGTGATGATGATGAGGAAGAAGCAGACTCGGGTTATGAGGATGACTTTGAAGATGATAATACTCCCATTAGACAACAATACCTCAAACCTGAGGAATTAGTTGACCAGAACAAAGCTTCACACACTTTACAGTCATGGAGAAATAATCAGGACACTTTACCATCATGGAGCAATGATCAAGACAGGGGTGTCAGTGATGACTCCTATCACCTTCCGTCTAATTCTTTACCACAACCTCAATTATCCAACATTTACTCCCATCACAATCAACAATGCTCCTCCTCCTCCACTAGACACCCTTCAATC GAAATGGAACTGATATATGAATTGCGAGGACATATGGAGCAACTCCACCAAGAGATTTTTGAAATACGAAGATCAATAAACAGTTGCATGAACATGCAAATGAATTTACAACATTCCATTAAGGATGAGGTTGCAGCTGCAATAATTCAGTCAG GTCCAATGATTGGGAGTAACTCAGATAAGAAGAATGCAAACATAGCAAATTGTTGTATTTGTTATGAGCAGCAAGTTGATTCTCTCCTTTACAG GTGTGGGCATATGTGCACCTGTTTCAGGTGTGCCCATGAATTGCTTTGGGGCACCGGAAAATGCCCGATATGTGAAACCCCCATAATAGATGTTGTCCGTGCATATATACACTCATGA
- the LOC125847660 gene encoding peroxidase 7: protein MKSFVFLTAALFLVAAVFGSAYDEDDLPYDYYSKSCPKLECIVHKKMEEWIKKDYSLAPALMRLHFHDCFVRGCDASILLDYEGSEKNANASKTLRGFEVIDDIKRELEKECPKTVSCADILTVAARDATLAVGGPYWMVPYGRKDGTVSNAKEADQLVPMGHEVVTDLLELFQSKGLNVLDLVVLSGAHTIGRTTCESLQYRLYNYNGTKKSDTRLDHLYLNYLERKCRWASEYVDLDAVTPKKFDVQYYKNLQKGMGLLLTDQLLYKDSRTAPIVTALATQPDEFGSLFSASMVKMGNIQDYLSTDGEVRLNCAHINAPTKY from the exons ATgaagagttttgtttttctcaCGGCGGCCTTGTTTCTGGTGGCCGCCGTGTTTGGTTCTGCATATGATGAGGACGATCTTCCTTATGACTACTACAGCAAGAGCTGTCCGAAGCTGGAGTGTATAGTGCACAAGAAAATGGAGGAATGGATTAAAAAAGATTATTCACTTGCTCCTGCTCTCATGAGGTTGCATTTTCATGACTGCTTTGTTAGG GGATGTGATGCTTCCATATTGTTAGACTACGAAGGAAGTGAAAAGAATGCGAATGCAAGCAAGACATTAAGGGGATTTGAAGTAATAGATGATATCAAACGAGAATTGGAGAAAGAGTGCCCCAAGACAGTATCTTGTGCTGATATTCTAACCGTAGCTGCGAGAGACGCCACACTTGCAGTAGGTGGTCCTTACTGGATGGTTCCATATGGCAGGAAAGATGGCACAGTTTCCAACGCTAAAGAAGCTGATCAATTAGTCCCAATGGGTCACGAAGTAGTCACTGATTTACTTGAATTATTCCAATCCAAAGGATTAAATGTTCTCGACTTGGTTGTCCTCTCTG GAGCACACACAATTGGAAGAACAACATGTGAATCTCTCCAATACAGGTTATACAATTATAATGGAACTAAGAAATCAGATACAAGACTTGATCATCTCTACTTAAATTATTTGGAAAGAAAATGTAGATGGGCATCTGAATATGTTGATCTTGATGCTGTTACTCCAAAGAAATTTGATGTTCAATACTACAAGAATCTACAAAAGGGAATGGGACTTTTGTTGACTGATCAATTGTTGTACAAAGATTCAAGAACTGCACCAATTGTCACAGCTTTGGCTACTCAACCAGATGAATTTGGAAGCCTATTTTCAGCATCTATGGTTAAGATGGGAAATATTCAAGATTATCTTAGTACTGATGGTGAAGTGCGACTCAATTGCGCCCACATTAATGCCCCAACTAAATATTAA